A genomic region of Armatimonadota bacterium contains the following coding sequences:
- a CDS encoding class I SAM-dependent methyltransferase encodes MSDCKNVWGTTEKAREYERESVPGRLALWPGKLLPFAKLCSSDRVLDVGCGTGVLTIAAHLVSETVIGLDINESMLAVAASKEPLIDWRIGDACDLPFDDESFDVVVSQFALMFVDDAAQALSEIWRVLAPGGRLVVAVWATGKDNPVHETLANLVREHYGDEAAARYSTPYAMGDATALQELAQSAGITRPKIRLLRSMVTSASLTQLVEGNVKKWVSDDPADDEKLAAMHSQARELLSDYEQASGEMKYPMKAMVVIATR; translated from the coding sequence ATGAGCGACTGCAAGAACGTCTGGGGCACGACCGAAAAGGCGCGGGAGTACGAACGCGAGTCGGTGCCCGGCCGCCTTGCGCTCTGGCCAGGCAAGCTGCTTCCCTTCGCAAAGCTCTGCTCTAGCGACCGGGTTCTCGACGTCGGATGCGGCACCGGAGTCCTGACGATCGCCGCGCATTTGGTCAGCGAAACCGTTATCGGCCTGGACATCAACGAAAGCATGCTGGCGGTCGCGGCTAGTAAAGAGCCTTTGATAGATTGGCGAATCGGAGACGCCTGCGATCTGCCGTTCGACGACGAATCGTTCGACGTGGTCGTCAGCCAGTTCGCTCTGATGTTCGTCGACGATGCGGCACAGGCACTCAGCGAGATATGGCGCGTGCTGGCGCCGGGCGGACGGCTTGTCGTCGCGGTTTGGGCAACGGGGAAAGACAATCCTGTGCACGAAACTCTCGCCAACTTGGTGCGTGAACATTACGGCGACGAAGCGGCCGCGCGGTACTCAACGCCGTACGCTATGGGAGATGCAACAGCACTGCAAGAATTGGCGCAGTCAGCAGGCATCACCCGGCCGAAGATCCGGTTGCTGCGAAGCATGGTGACGTCAGCCTCTCTCACGCAACTCGTAGAGGGGAACGTAAAGAAATGGGTCTCCGACGACCCCGCCGACGACGAAAAGCTGGCCGCGATGCACTCGCAAGCAAGAGAGTTATTAAGCGATTACGAACAGGCGTCAGGCGAAATGAAGTACCCGATGAAGGCCATGGTCGTCATTGCCACGAGGTGA
- a CDS encoding DUF664 domain-containing protein gives MAKKKYDIKPASRSEVALLVAMMDATTKSWKDDLRGISEKEFRWQAKKGAHSIAMMILHCVMAEYWWIQSVTLGKDMDMKFINGLGYKRMDIANGIYGTPLKKPKAWYLKQMTDIRRKTKKAMKGLKPSHTGIGRGNEFTLRWVLHHLVEHEAYHSGQMTLLRELYRKRRSK, from the coding sequence ATGGCAAAGAAGAAGTACGACATTAAACCCGCGTCGAGAAGCGAGGTCGCTCTGCTCGTTGCGATGATGGACGCGACGACCAAGTCGTGGAAGGACGACTTGCGCGGTATCTCCGAGAAGGAGTTCAGATGGCAGGCGAAGAAGGGCGCACACTCGATCGCCATGATGATCCTGCACTGCGTGATGGCGGAGTACTGGTGGATTCAGAGCGTTACTCTTGGCAAGGACATGGACATGAAGTTCATCAACGGGCTCGGTTATAAGCGGATGGACATCGCCAACGGCATCTACGGGACTCCGTTGAAGAAGCCGAAGGCCTGGTACCTCAAGCAGATGACCGACATCCGCAGGAAGACGAAGAAAGCCATGAAAGGCCTGAAGCCTTCGCACACCGGAATCGGCAGAGGCAACGAGTTCACGCTGCGCTGGGTGTTGCACCACCTGGTCGAGCACGAGGCGTATCACAGCGGGCAGATGACTCTTCTGCGCGAGTTGTACAGGAAGCGCAGATCGAAGTAG
- a CDS encoding PEP-CTERM sorting domain-containing protein, which produces MRSPITRCAAIVLVSALTLGSASRADAIIIIRDFIAPGDTFPGGAGTAGSASGFQAGGGNLQAVFSAAADYWESALQDTHTVEIHFGWQSLGGGTLASHRLLAQGGSPNRETHGLVRFDNDSSTNWFTDLTPFDPSEYTTFTEYTADLGGGIMNIGREYTGATGFAFGRHDMMAIAMHEIAHALGMSRANTSFQAENADGDIDIRAPLPFTGASISTISGAHLNLSHANLFWSISSGRRRMLTHADILANAEISKFTQVNLDPVPEPASMIALGLGAAALVARRRRKTA; this is translated from the coding sequence ATGAGATCACCTATTACCCGGTGTGCAGCGATCGTTCTCGTCAGCGCCTTGACGCTGGGCTCGGCCTCACGGGCTGACGCCATCATCATCATCCGCGATTTCATTGCGCCCGGCGATACGTTCCCTGGCGGTGCTGGAACTGCCGGTTCGGCCAGCGGCTTTCAGGCTGGCGGCGGCAACCTTCAGGCCGTGTTCAGCGCTGCTGCCGACTATTGGGAGTCGGCTCTGCAGGACACGCACACGGTGGAGATCCACTTCGGGTGGCAGTCGCTCGGCGGCGGTACCCTCGCTTCCCACAGGCTTCTGGCCCAGGGCGGATCGCCGAACCGAGAGACTCATGGGCTGGTCCGATTCGATAACGACTCGAGCACTAACTGGTTCACAGATCTGACGCCGTTCGACCCTTCAGAGTACACGACGTTCACGGAGTACACCGCGGATCTCGGCGGCGGGATCATGAACATCGGCCGGGAGTACACGGGCGCGACGGGTTTTGCGTTCGGAAGGCACGACATGATGGCGATCGCAATGCACGAGATCGCCCATGCGCTCGGTATGTCCAGAGCGAACACCTCCTTCCAGGCCGAGAACGCCGACGGCGACATCGACATTAGAGCACCGCTGCCTTTTACAGGCGCTTCGATTTCGACGATCAGCGGCGCACACCTGAATCTTTCGCACGCGAACCTATTCTGGTCGATCTCATCGGGTCGTCGGCGCATGCTGACCCATGCCGACATTCTCGCGAACGCCGAGATCAGCAAGTTCACGCAAGTTAACCTCGACCCTGTGCCCGAGCCAGCGTCGATGATCGCGCTCGGTCTCGGTGCTGCGGCACTCGTTGCGCGACGGCGCAGGAAGACGGCGTAA
- a CDS encoding TfoX/Sxy family protein: MGFTPEYRERIEEILSAVAPIQTRPMFGGVGIYSDGLFFALIAEDKLYFKVDDSNKSDFEEAGMEPFYPYDSPKPMKYWELPESVLADANELAVWIDKALAVAEKAKRKKKR, from the coding sequence ATGGGGTTTACGCCAGAGTACCGCGAGCGGATCGAGGAGATTCTGAGCGCGGTCGCGCCAATACAGACGAGGCCGATGTTCGGCGGCGTCGGCATCTACTCCGACGGCCTGTTCTTCGCGCTCATCGCCGAGGACAAGCTGTACTTCAAGGTCGACGATTCTAACAAGTCCGACTTCGAGGAGGCCGGCATGGAGCCGTTCTATCCGTACGATTCGCCCAAGCCGATGAAGTATTGGGAGCTGCCGGAGTCGGTGCTGGCAGACGCAAACGAACTGGCGGTCTGGATCGACAAGGCCCTGGCCGTGGCGGAAAAGGCGAAGCGCAAGAAGAAACGATAG
- a CDS encoding sugar phosphate isomerase/epimerase, with protein MIRENHQDISIGTLVKMAGAPDYIKQILPHGFESFQLNMWAHIDDNDLPEIAKQVKEVIGDDAIISSVGLYGNPLQDDKTARDWETLIKSAHYFGAGCVCGFAGALEDRPVDESMPKFKKVFGHLVKVAEDEGVKIAFENCDMHGTWQSPKWNIAHAPRAWEMMFNEVPSASIGLEWEPCHQMVSLIDPIPQLRQWIPRIHHIHGKDATINWDIISAEGIRSDAECVWHRTPGFGDTNWADVITILRKAEWTGSIDIEGWHDPVYQGDLEMTGQVFALEYLKSCRGGDYVENPTT; from the coding sequence ATGATCCGCGAGAACCACCAGGACATCAGCATCGGCACGCTCGTCAAAATGGCCGGGGCGCCAGATTACATTAAGCAGATTCTGCCGCACGGGTTCGAGTCGTTCCAGCTCAACATGTGGGCGCATATCGACGACAACGACCTGCCCGAGATCGCCAAACAGGTCAAAGAAGTGATCGGCGACGATGCGATCATCAGCAGCGTCGGTCTGTACGGCAACCCTCTGCAGGATGACAAGACCGCGCGTGATTGGGAGACGCTGATCAAGAGCGCGCACTACTTTGGCGCGGGGTGTGTTTGCGGATTTGCCGGCGCGCTCGAAGACCGACCGGTGGACGAGAGCATGCCGAAGTTCAAAAAGGTGTTCGGCCACTTGGTCAAGGTCGCTGAAGATGAAGGCGTGAAAATAGCGTTTGAGAACTGCGACATGCACGGTACGTGGCAGAGCCCAAAGTGGAACATCGCGCACGCGCCGCGCGCTTGGGAGATGATGTTCAACGAAGTGCCGAGCGCGTCGATCGGCCTGGAGTGGGAGCCGTGCCACCAGATGGTCTCGCTGATTGACCCGATCCCGCAGCTGCGGCAGTGGATACCGCGCATCCATCACATCCACGGCAAGGACGCGACGATCAACTGGGACATCATCAGCGCTGAGGGGATTCGGTCAGATGCAGAGTGCGTTTGGCACCGGACGCCGGGGTTCGGCGACACGAACTGGGCCGATGTGATCACGATCCTGCGCAAGGCCGAGTGGACCGGCTCGATCGACATCGAAGGCTGGCACGACCCGGTTTACCAAGGCGACCTTGAGATGACAGGGCAGGTGTTCGCGCTGGAGTATCTGAAGAGCTGTCGCGGCGGCGATTACGTCGAGAACCCGACGACGTAG
- a CDS encoding four helix bundle protein, with protein sequence MAGFEDLLVWQKAMAMVRSVYGLTTKLPPDERFGLVSQLRRAAVSIPSNIAEGHGRSSDRELSRFLSIALGSLREVQTLLYLVRDLGFADPATELKQCEEIAKMIFGLRKSFLADN encoded by the coding sequence ATGGCGGGATTTGAAGATCTGCTGGTATGGCAGAAGGCGATGGCGATGGTGCGCTCGGTGTACGGCTTAACCACAAAACTGCCACCTGACGAAAGGTTTGGCCTTGTTAGCCAACTGAGGCGAGCAGCAGTCTCCATTCCATCGAATATAGCCGAGGGGCACGGTCGTTCCTCTGACCGCGAGCTGTCTAGATTCTTGTCAATCGCTCTCGGGAGCCTTCGCGAGGTCCAGACGTTGCTTTACTTGGTCAGGGACTTGGGCTTCGCCGATCCTGCCACGGAACTGAAACAGTGCGAGGAGATAGCCAAGATGATCTTCGGACTCAGAAAGTCGTTCCTAGCCGACAACTGA
- a CDS encoding YajQ family cyclic di-GMP-binding protein → MAKEFSFDIVSKADMMEVRNAIDQVRREVANRYDFKGTKVAAVFENDVITLTADDEFRMDQLKDIVISKMVKRGVDSRQLDYGKLEPGSGVSVRQKVTMKQGIEQEHARPMIKQIKDEGLKVKAQFQGDAIRITGKDKDELQKTMAFVKGLKLPMPVKFENYR, encoded by the coding sequence ATGGCCAAAGAGTTTTCATTCGACATCGTCAGCAAGGCGGACATGATGGAGGTCCGCAACGCGATCGACCAGGTGCGTCGCGAGGTCGCCAACCGTTACGACTTCAAGGGCACGAAGGTCGCGGCGGTGTTCGAGAACGACGTGATCACCCTGACCGCCGACGACGAGTTCCGGATGGACCAGCTCAAGGACATCGTGATCAGCAAGATGGTCAAGCGCGGGGTCGACTCGCGGCAGCTCGACTACGGCAAGCTCGAGCCCGGCAGCGGCGTCTCCGTGCGGCAGAAAGTCACGATGAAGCAGGGGATCGAGCAAGAGCACGCCAGGCCGATGATCAAACAGATCAAGGACGAGGGCCTGAAGGTCAAAGCGCAGTTCCAGGGCGACGCAATTCGCATCACCGGCAAGGACAAGGACGAGCTGCAGAAGACGATGGCGTTCGTGAAGGGGCTGAAGCTGCCGATGCCGGTGAAGTTTGAGAATTATCGGTAA
- a CDS encoding cytochrome b N-terminal domain-containing protein — protein sequence MESRETVGQPEAMQTEDSEGSAQVLPKLKEWLESRFGVLGFTKKFLSEPMPPGVGWWQTLGSLVLILLVFQVITGFALSMYYVPSPADAHASVKHISEGVTLGSFIRGLHSWGSSAIIVVMCLHLLRVFFWGAYKKPREMTWVVGVILLQVILALGFTGYLLPWDQKAYWATVVGTKIAATVPLIGGMLQTLMLGGAEVGPLTLTRFYALHIIGLPALLVLLVAVHLFLLRRHQTAGPVVPRPGKPSPFFPVQVFKDAVVALVGMVFLGWLAISFAPELGPVADPSGSDFIPRPEWYFLGLFELLKMMPPGMEVLATVVIPGVVITGMLALPWLDRSPSRRPSERRWIVGIGLAVTLTIAAFTFKGIADLPPEGTASSGEDPAQFGPVNMELAETGRAVFETGPCMNCHSVGDEGGSTFGPNLAGVGNKYPDPDWLMEMLKDPASKGKVGMPSFDELGDEKLRALAEYLRSLKASAESAP from the coding sequence ATGGAAAGCAGAGAGACTGTCGGACAGCCCGAAGCGATGCAGACTGAAGATTCAGAGGGGAGTGCGCAGGTGTTGCCCAAGCTGAAAGAGTGGCTGGAGTCGCGGTTCGGCGTCCTTGGTTTTACCAAGAAGTTCCTAAGCGAGCCGATGCCGCCGGGCGTCGGCTGGTGGCAGACGCTCGGCAGCCTCGTTCTAATTCTGCTGGTGTTTCAGGTCATCACCGGCTTCGCGCTGTCCATGTACTATGTGCCCAGTCCGGCGGACGCGCACGCGAGCGTGAAACACATTTCCGAGGGGGTAACGCTGGGTTCGTTCATCCGTGGTCTGCACAGTTGGGGCTCAAGCGCCATCATCGTCGTGATGTGCCTGCACCTTCTGCGGGTTTTCTTTTGGGGGGCTTATAAGAAACCCCGCGAGATGACCTGGGTGGTCGGCGTCATCCTCCTCCAAGTGATACTCGCCCTAGGCTTCACCGGATACCTGCTGCCGTGGGACCAAAAGGCGTACTGGGCGACGGTCGTAGGCACGAAGATCGCCGCGACCGTTCCTCTCATAGGTGGAATGCTGCAGACGCTCATGCTGGGAGGGGCGGAGGTCGGACCGCTCACGCTGACCCGTTTCTATGCGCTACACATAATCGGGTTGCCGGCGTTGCTGGTTCTCTTGGTTGCGGTGCATCTCTTTCTTCTGCGGCGGCACCAGACGGCCGGTCCGGTCGTGCCACGTCCCGGCAAGCCCTCGCCGTTCTTCCCAGTCCAGGTCTTCAAAGACGCGGTCGTGGCGCTCGTGGGGATGGTGTTCCTCGGCTGGCTGGCGATATCGTTCGCGCCGGAACTCGGCCCGGTCGCAGACCCTTCCGGGAGCGACTTCATACCCCGGCCTGAGTGGTACTTCCTCGGTCTTTTCGAGTTGTTGAAGATGATGCCGCCCGGAATGGAAGTCCTGGCGACCGTCGTTATTCCCGGCGTTGTCATAACTGGGATGCTGGCTCTGCCCTGGCTGGATCGGTCGCCCAGCCGCCGTCCGTCGGAGCGGCGATGGATCGTCGGCATCGGGCTGGCCGTGACCCTGACGATCGCGGCGTTCACGTTCAAGGGGATTGCGGACCTGCCGCCGGAGGGGACTGCATCATCGGGCGAGGACCCCGCGCAGTTCGGACCCGTGAACATGGAACTGGCGGAAACGGGCAGGGCGGTGTTTGAAACTGGGCCCTGCATGAACTGCCACAGCGTAGGTGATGAGGGAGGGTCTACCTTTGGTCCTAATCTGGCTGGCGTGGGCAATAAGTACCCGGACCCGGATTGGCTGATGGAAATGCTCAAAGACCCTGCATCAAAAGGCAAAGTCGGCATGCCCTCTTTCGATGAGCTGGGTGATGAGAAACTGCGGGCGCTGGCAGAGTACCTGCGGTCGCTGAAAGCGTCGGCCGAGTCGGCGCCCTGA
- a CDS encoding ubiquinol-cytochrome c reductase iron-sulfur subunit, whose product MDGHDIQDNLEFEKINPTRRGFLSWMSGLIYTGLFLGVVGPIAAFVGDPLKKRRGEVTWSPVLKADDLADGETREVSFDLDVKQGYVTTRRTYHVYVHKSPDGLKALDPTCTHLGCRVKFSQEEGKYLCPCHGGIFDQDGNVVSGPPPKPLDRRPVKVEDGQIWISSETETA is encoded by the coding sequence ATGGACGGTCATGACATTCAGGATAATCTGGAGTTCGAAAAGATCAACCCTACCCGCCGCGGTTTCCTGAGTTGGATGTCGGGACTAATATATACGGGGCTCTTCCTGGGCGTCGTGGGTCCGATTGCGGCGTTCGTCGGCGACCCGCTGAAGAAGCGACGAGGCGAAGTTACCTGGTCGCCCGTACTGAAAGCGGACGACCTTGCCGACGGCGAAACGCGCGAGGTTTCGTTCGACCTGGATGTGAAACAAGGGTACGTAACGACGCGCCGCACTTATCATGTGTACGTCCATAAGAGCCCGGACGGGCTTAAGGCATTGGATCCCACATGCACGCACCTTGGGTGCCGGGTTAAGTTCAGCCAAGAGGAGGGCAAGTACCTGTGTCCGTGCCACGGCGGTATTTTTGACCAAGACGGAAACGTCGTTTCCGGACCGCCGCCCAAGCCGCTGGATCGCCGTCCCGTAAAGGTAGAAGACGGGCAGATCTGGATCAGTAGCGAAACTGAGACCGCCTGA
- a CDS encoding DUF1508 domain-containing protein: MVFNCYKDVRGEWRWRLKADNGEIIASGESYKNKQDCLHVIDLVKGSSDAAVEETED; the protein is encoded by the coding sequence ATGGTATTCAACTGTTACAAGGACGTCAGGGGCGAATGGCGTTGGCGACTGAAGGCCGACAACGGCGAGATCATCGCGTCCGGCGAGTCGTACAAGAACAAGCAGGACTGCCTTCACGTCATCGACCTGGTGAAAGGCTCCTCGGACGCCGCGGTCGAAGAGACCGAGGATTAG